From a single Bacillus pseudomycoides DSM 12442 genomic region:
- a CDS encoding phospho-sugar mutase: protein MDWKQEYSRWLSYVNLDAELKEQLENMKQDEKKIEDSFYKNLEFGTGGMRGELGAGTNRLNVYTVRKATKGLAHFIEKLGEEAKKRGVVVAYDSRHKSPEFAMEVAATLGAHGITTYVFESLRPTPVLSFAVRYLHTVSGIVLTASHNPPEYNGYKVYGEDGGQLPPKEADELISYVNEVEDELTVEVADVEQLKADGLLHIIGQEVDDAYLEQLKTVIINKEMVQEIGKDLKIVFTPLHGTSNIPARRGLEAVGFTDVTVVKEQELPDPNFSTVKSPNPEEHAAFELAIRDGEKVGADVLIATDPDADRLGVAVRNHAGEYQVLTGNQTGALMLDYLLSQKKQNGTLPENGVVLKTIVTSEIGRTIAKAYGLDTVDTLTGFKFIGEKIKQYEESGQYEFQFGYEESYGYLIRPFCRDKDAVQSVLFACEVAAYYKSQGKTLYNGLLEVFAKYGFFREDLVSLTLKGKDGAEKIQEMMASFRENPPKEVAGLTVNSVEDYKASIITSLIDGNKEEIHLPKSNVLKYQLADGSWFCLRPSGTEPKIKFYFGVKDDSLQNSEQKLLAIKEDIMNRL from the coding sequence ATGGATTGGAAACAAGAATATAGTCGCTGGCTTTCCTATGTAAACTTAGATGCAGAACTAAAAGAACAGCTAGAAAATATGAAGCAGGATGAAAAGAAAATAGAAGATAGCTTCTATAAAAACTTAGAATTCGGTACAGGTGGTATGCGCGGAGAACTTGGTGCTGGTACGAACCGTTTAAACGTATATACAGTTCGAAAAGCAACAAAAGGATTGGCGCACTTTATTGAAAAATTAGGTGAAGAAGCGAAGAAACGTGGCGTTGTTGTCGCGTATGATTCTCGTCATAAATCACCTGAATTTGCAATGGAAGTAGCAGCTACCCTTGGTGCGCATGGCATTACAACATATGTATTTGAAAGTTTACGCCCAACGCCAGTACTTTCTTTCGCAGTGCGTTATTTACATACAGTAAGTGGAATCGTTCTTACGGCAAGTCATAATCCACCTGAATATAACGGTTATAAAGTATATGGAGAAGATGGTGGACAATTGCCTCCGAAAGAAGCAGACGAATTAATTAGCTACGTAAATGAAGTAGAAGATGAATTAACAGTAGAAGTTGCTGATGTGGAACAATTGAAAGCGGATGGCTTATTACATATCATTGGACAAGAAGTAGATGATGCATATTTAGAACAGTTAAAAACAGTCATCATCAATAAAGAAATGGTACAAGAAATTGGAAAAGATTTAAAAATCGTCTTTACACCACTACATGGAACATCCAATATTCCAGCGCGTCGTGGTTTAGAAGCAGTTGGATTTACAGACGTAACAGTCGTAAAAGAACAGGAGTTACCAGATCCAAACTTTTCAACAGTAAAATCACCAAACCCAGAAGAGCACGCAGCGTTTGAACTTGCGATTCGTGATGGAGAAAAAGTGGGAGCGGATGTGCTAATCGCAACAGATCCAGATGCAGATCGTCTTGGCGTAGCTGTTCGTAATCACGCTGGTGAGTATCAAGTGTTAACAGGAAACCAAACGGGTGCGTTAATGCTTGATTACTTATTATCACAAAAGAAACAAAACGGTACACTTCCAGAAAACGGTGTTGTGTTAAAAACAATCGTAACTTCTGAAATTGGTCGTACAATTGCGAAAGCGTATGGCTTAGATACAGTAGATACATTAACTGGATTTAAATTTATCGGTGAGAAGATTAAGCAGTATGAAGAAAGTGGACAATATGAATTTCAATTTGGCTATGAAGAAAGTTATGGCTATTTAATTCGTCCATTCTGCCGTGATAAAGATGCAGTACAATCTGTTTTATTTGCATGTGAAGTTGCAGCATATTATAAATCACAAGGCAAAACGTTATACAATGGTTTATTAGAAGTGTTTGCGAAATACGGTTTCTTCCGTGAAGACCTTGTATCGTTAACGCTAAAAGGAAAAGATGGTGCAGAGAAAATTCAAGAGATGATGGCATCATTCCGTGAAAATCCACCAAAAGAAGTGGCTGGCTTAACAGTGAATTCTGTAGAAGATTATAAAGCAAGCATCATTACATCACTAATAGATGGAAATAAGGAAGAAATTCACTTACCGAAATCAAATGTGTTAAAATATCAATTAGCGGATGGTTCTTGGTTCTGCCTACGTCCATCTGGAACAGAGCCAAAAATCAAGTTTTATTTTGGTGTGAAAGATGATTCCTTACAAAATAGTGAACAAAAGTTACTTGCTATTAAAGAAGATATCATGAATCGTTTATAA
- the cdaS gene encoding sporulation-specific diadenylate cyclase CdaS, whose translation MEEWGLSDELKIKTKQMIEVVEAELRSMKQTVEQDGECILCKMEEIHHLLSNVQTLAASYYLKAYLSPFTSGYAPLTTAIHHLGDRKHGALIVVERNDSLDSLIQTGTRLEAYLTVPLLESIFYPGNPLHDGAILIRSNHIVSAANILPLTKNIEIDSKLGTRHRAAIGLSEKSDALILVVSEETGRTSFALNGTLYTISL comes from the coding sequence ATGGAAGAATGGGGATTATCAGACGAGTTAAAAATAAAAACGAAACAAATGATTGAGGTTGTAGAAGCGGAATTACGGAGCATGAAACAAACGGTTGAACAAGACGGTGAGTGCATTTTATGTAAAATGGAAGAAATTCATCATCTACTAAGCAATGTTCAAACCCTAGCAGCTTCTTATTATTTAAAGGCATATTTATCACCATTTACATCAGGTTACGCTCCCCTTACAACAGCAATTCATCATTTAGGTGATAGGAAACATGGTGCCTTAATTGTTGTAGAAAGAAATGATTCACTTGATTCCCTTATTCAAACTGGAACAAGACTTGAAGCTTATTTAACCGTTCCACTACTGGAATCTATCTTTTATCCAGGAAATCCTCTTCATGACGGAGCTATTCTCATTAGAAGTAATCATATTGTTTCAGCAGCGAACATTCTCCCTTTAACAAAAAATATAGAGATTGATTCAAAACTTGGAACACGCCACCGAGCTGCAATAGGTTTATCTGAAAAAAGCGATGCACTCATATTAGTTGTCTCTGAAGAAACAGGCCGCACATCTTTTGCGTTAAACGGAACGTTATATACCATTTCTTTATAA
- a CDS encoding leucyl aminopeptidase encodes MFQVQKELASHEAVIVALFEEEKTSGFVQELDKAFEGQLQVLLEEKELSAKKKSISKLHSLGKTNVKRYYFVGLGKKEAYSTETLRTSLSKAFKTLKADKVKDAAILLDSFVTDKLDAIDVAHIANEVSCLGTYDLQTYKTDKKESVELENFTVITAEDAKEIEAALTVGYVHGRATNSARTLVNMPPNVLTATKLAEYAVELAEKYDMDYKVLEKEEMEELGMGALLAVNQGSTEPPKMIALIYKGKEEWTDVIGFVGKGITYDTGGYSLKPREGMVGMKGDMGGAAAVLGAMEIIGELRPEQNVVAVIPSTDNVVSGTAFKPDDVITSMSGKTIEVLNTDAEGRLALADGITYAKKLGANYLVDIATLTGGVIVALGNHTTGAMTNNETLFEQVLEASMETDEPIWQLPIFERDKERVRNSKFADLNNSPGREGHAVMAGTFLGEFAEETPWVHLDIAGTSDTTSAHDLGPAGATGAMVRTLATLVDRFGEE; translated from the coding sequence ATGTTTCAAGTACAAAAAGAATTAGCAAGCCATGAAGCAGTAATCGTTGCTTTATTTGAAGAAGAGAAAACGAGCGGCTTTGTACAAGAATTGGACAAAGCATTTGAAGGACAATTACAAGTTTTATTAGAAGAGAAAGAGCTTAGTGCAAAGAAAAAATCCATTTCCAAACTACATAGCTTAGGAAAAACAAATGTAAAACGCTACTATTTTGTCGGTCTTGGCAAAAAAGAAGCATACTCAACAGAAACATTACGTACTTCACTTAGTAAAGCATTTAAAACATTAAAAGCTGACAAAGTAAAAGATGCAGCAATTTTACTTGATTCTTTCGTAACTGATAAGTTAGACGCAATTGATGTTGCGCATATTGCCAATGAAGTATCTTGCCTTGGTACATATGATTTACAAACATATAAAACGGACAAAAAAGAAAGTGTAGAGTTAGAAAACTTTACGGTTATTACAGCAGAAGATGCAAAAGAAATCGAAGCTGCATTAACAGTAGGGTATGTGCATGGACGTGCGACAAATTCAGCTCGTACACTTGTAAATATGCCGCCAAACGTATTAACAGCAACAAAACTTGCAGAGTATGCAGTTGAATTAGCTGAGAAATATGATATGGATTATAAAGTACTTGAGAAAGAAGAGATGGAAGAGCTTGGTATGGGTGCATTACTTGCAGTAAACCAAGGTTCTACAGAGCCACCAAAAATGATTGCTCTTATTTATAAAGGAAAAGAAGAGTGGACGGATGTTATCGGATTTGTGGGAAAAGGGATTACATATGATACAGGGGGCTACTCTTTAAAACCACGTGAAGGTATGGTTGGCATGAAAGGTGATATGGGCGGCGCTGCAGCTGTTCTTGGGGCAATGGAAATTATCGGAGAACTTCGCCCAGAACAAAACGTAGTTGCTGTTATCCCATCAACAGATAATGTTGTGAGCGGTACAGCATTTAAGCCAGATGATGTGATTACATCTATGAGCGGTAAAACAATTGAAGTATTAAATACAGATGCAGAAGGCCGTCTAGCATTAGCTGATGGTATTACGTATGCGAAGAAACTTGGTGCGAACTATCTTGTTGATATTGCAACGTTAACAGGCGGTGTCATTGTAGCGCTTGGAAACCATACAACGGGTGCAATGACAAACAATGAAACATTGTTTGAACAAGTGCTAGAAGCATCGATGGAAACAGATGAGCCGATTTGGCAATTACCGATTTTCGAGCGCGATAAAGAGCGTGTTCGTAACAGTAAATTCGCAGATTTAAATAACTCACCAGGCCGTGAAGGTCATGCGGTAATGGCGGGAACATTCCTTGGTGAGTTTGCAGAAGAAACGCCATGGGTACATTTAGATATCGCTGGAACTTCTGATACAACGAGTGCACATGATTTGGGGCCAGCAGGAGCAACAGGTGCAATGGTTCGTACACTTGCAACACTGGTTGACCGTTTTGGAGAAGAATAA
- a CDS encoding DUF309 domain-containing protein produces MEDYPLAYYEFFVKYNEEDYYTCHDLLEEMWLEERSNLFLKGLLQMVVAQYHYSYGNVKGARLMLEVAEQYLRPYCPLYWNLDVNGVVVFIQSCRKIIPEKVEKVPYEQIHNLPSLPEHILYMK; encoded by the coding sequence GTGGAAGACTATCCTTTGGCGTATTATGAGTTTTTCGTGAAATATAATGAAGAAGATTATTATACGTGCCATGATTTACTCGAAGAAATGTGGCTAGAAGAGCGGAGCAATTTATTTTTAAAAGGCTTATTACAGATGGTAGTTGCTCAGTATCATTACAGCTATGGAAATGTAAAAGGAGCGCGGCTTATGTTGGAAGTGGCGGAGCAATATTTGAGGCCGTACTGCCCTTTGTATTGGAATTTAGATGTGAACGGAGTCGTGGTATTTATTCAAAGTTGCCGGAAAATCATACCTGAAAAGGTAGAGAAAGTCCCATATGAACAAATACATAATTTACCGTCATTACCGGAGCACATTCTATATATGAAGTGA
- a CDS encoding 3D domain-containing protein — protein sequence MLKRYGIRIMMTCLLVAALCVTWQAFTGVSLLEVVKTYQEGNVKEVHAAERGQQVVPSKEVINALEQGKDWSKYRVMEMTATGYTSGIESTGKRPGHPEYGITYSGVKAKRDIYSTIAADLRVFPIGTILFVPGYGYGVVADKGGAIKGNRLDLYYETVQDVYSEWGKKKVNVYVVKMGSGKLTEEQLTMLNQDETLQVFRGQYLKQK from the coding sequence ATGTTAAAACGATATGGTATTCGCATTATGATGACTTGTTTACTTGTAGCAGCATTATGTGTGACATGGCAAGCGTTCACAGGAGTCTCTCTACTAGAGGTTGTAAAAACATATCAAGAAGGCAATGTAAAAGAAGTACATGCAGCAGAAAGAGGGCAACAAGTTGTTCCGAGTAAAGAAGTGATAAATGCTTTAGAACAGGGAAAAGACTGGTCTAAATATCGTGTAATGGAAATGACAGCAACTGGTTATACGTCAGGGATAGAATCAACCGGTAAAAGACCTGGGCATCCGGAGTATGGCATTACATATTCAGGTGTGAAGGCAAAAAGGGATATATATTCTACAATCGCAGCTGACTTACGTGTGTTTCCGATTGGGACCATTCTTTTTGTACCAGGCTATGGATATGGTGTGGTAGCAGATAAAGGCGGAGCCATAAAAGGAAATAGACTCGATTTATATTATGAAACTGTTCAGGATGTATATAGTGAGTGGGGCAAGAAAAAAGTAAATGTATATGTAGTGAAAATGGGGAGCGGTAAGTTAACAGAAGAACAGTTAACGATGCTCAATCAAGATGAAACGCTGCAAGTATTCCGCGGTCAATATTTGAAACAGAAATAG
- a CDS encoding YuiB family protein, translating to MSIPVLLISMMLFFILFFGIGFLLNMILRATWVMVIIYPIVCILIINKAGVWDYFSKPKETFSSFGTSVSHLGQADLFILSTGLIGAILSGVVIKKLRQSGYQMF from the coding sequence ATGAGTATTCCAGTATTACTAATTTCAATGATGCTGTTTTTTATTTTATTTTTTGGAATTGGATTTTTACTCAATATGATTTTACGTGCTACTTGGGTGATGGTTATCATTTATCCGATTGTTTGTATACTGATCATTAATAAAGCAGGTGTCTGGGATTACTTTTCAAAACCGAAAGAAACATTTTCTTCATTTGGAACAAGTGTCTCGCATCTTGGACAAGCCGATCTTTTTATTTTATCAACTGGATTAATCGGGGCAATTTTGTCTGGTGTTGTGATAAAGAAACTACGTCAAAGCGGGTATCAAATGTTTTAA
- a CDS encoding NUDIX domain-containing protein, with product MGKRGNVWLAVSGLVATKDGRWLFVKKKYGGLKGKWSLPAGFVNEGETIDQAVKREILEETGIVAHVKGVIGIRSGVIRDEISDNMIIFLLEPEGEKVIVQEDELFEVAFLNPNDIADDQNTSILVRYLLEGNTAQLLEMDATLNPGDQFGYTSYHVFTAGDKK from the coding sequence ATGGGGAAGCGTGGGAATGTTTGGCTAGCTGTAAGTGGACTTGTAGCCACAAAAGATGGTCGCTGGCTCTTCGTTAAGAAAAAATACGGAGGCTTAAAAGGGAAATGGTCATTGCCCGCTGGTTTCGTAAATGAGGGCGAAACAATTGACCAAGCTGTTAAGCGTGAAATTTTAGAAGAGACAGGTATTGTTGCACATGTAAAAGGAGTGATTGGCATTCGTTCTGGTGTCATACGTGATGAGATTAGTGATAATATGATTATTTTTCTACTGGAACCAGAAGGAGAAAAAGTTATTGTTCAAGAAGATGAGCTGTTTGAAGTAGCGTTTTTAAATCCTAATGATATTGCAGACGATCAAAATACTTCTATATTAGTTCGATATTTATTAGAAGGGAATACGGCACAGCTTCTTGAGATGGATGCAACATTAAATCCAGGAGATCAATTTGGATATACATCTTATCATGTATTTACGGCAGGGGATAAGAAATAG
- a CDS encoding DUF5391 family protein — translation MRNQSKKSGIVFVTLVSALLFCSVLVSASLSPLSDLGSNANKFNSLGMWTSIGEILVFYVVPLLLYIAGIKVMRFIMAVLCGMGLFINLVILASVFIIMRVNDYSLSSVLGVIIFCSAVSLTNIIWFFVAFRSNKMSTYTLNVR, via the coding sequence ATGAGAAATCAATCAAAGAAATCCGGTATTGTATTCGTAACCTTAGTTTCTGCATTACTCTTCTGCTCTGTATTAGTCTCAGCTTCCCTTTCTCCACTCTCAGATTTAGGATCTAATGCAAATAAATTTAACTCTTTAGGGATGTGGACATCAATCGGCGAGATTTTAGTATTTTATGTCGTACCTCTACTTCTTTATATAGCAGGAATAAAGGTAATGAGATTCATCATGGCAGTTCTTTGCGGTATGGGACTATTCATAAATCTTGTGATACTTGCATCCGTATTTATTATAATGCGCGTAAATGACTATAGCCTTTCTTCCGTCTTAGGAGTCATCATTTTTTGCTCGGCGGTATCACTCACAAATATAATTTGGTTTTTTGTTGCTTTTCGATCAAACAAAATGTCCACTTATACACTGAATGTTCGTTGA
- a CDS encoding NAD(P)/FAD-dependent oxidoreductase → MKTPKIVVLGAGYGGMITTVRLQKTLSVSEAEITLVNNNSYHYQATWLHESAAGTLHHDKIRLDIQDVIDTNKVNFVQDTVVEIKAAEKRVILKNAELEYDYLVIGLGFESETFGIKGLKEHAFSITNINATRQIRDHMEYKFSQYATEKRDELVTIVVGGAGFTGIEYVGELANRIPELCKEYDVPREKARIICVEAAPSALPGFDPELVEYAVKQLEKKGVEFRIGTAIKEATEEGILVANGDDVELLKSETVVWAAGVRGNGIVEESGFEAMRGRIKVDEYMHAPGHEDVFMVGDAALIINEEINRPYPPTAQIAIQQGYNIAHNLSVLIRGKGEMKKFVFDNKGSVCSLGHDDAMGVVMGKKLTGWKASFMKKVIDNRYLFLLGGPLLVLKKGKLKFF, encoded by the coding sequence GTGAAAACTCCAAAAATCGTAGTTTTGGGTGCAGGTTATGGTGGGATGATTACGACTGTTCGTCTACAAAAAACATTATCTGTAAGTGAAGCTGAAATTACGTTAGTAAACAACAACAGCTATCACTACCAAGCAACTTGGTTACATGAAAGTGCAGCTGGCACATTACATCATGATAAAATCCGTCTCGACATTCAAGACGTTATTGATACAAATAAAGTAAACTTTGTACAAGATACAGTTGTAGAAATTAAAGCAGCTGAAAAACGCGTTATCTTAAAAAATGCTGAGTTAGAGTATGATTATTTAGTAATTGGTCTTGGGTTCGAGTCTGAAACATTTGGCATTAAAGGACTGAAAGAGCATGCATTCTCTATTACTAACATTAATGCCACTCGCCAAATTCGTGATCATATGGAATACAAGTTCTCTCAATATGCGACTGAAAAGCGCGATGAGTTAGTGACAATCGTTGTTGGTGGTGCAGGATTTACAGGTATCGAGTATGTAGGTGAGCTTGCAAACCGTATTCCTGAACTTTGCAAAGAGTATGATGTTCCACGTGAAAAAGCACGTATTATCTGTGTGGAAGCTGCTCCGTCGGCACTTCCTGGCTTCGATCCAGAATTAGTTGAGTACGCTGTAAAACAGTTAGAGAAAAAAGGTGTAGAATTCCGTATCGGCACGGCAATTAAAGAAGCAACTGAAGAAGGTATTCTAGTTGCGAACGGTGACGACGTAGAATTACTTAAATCTGAAACGGTTGTTTGGGCTGCGGGTGTTCGTGGTAATGGTATTGTGGAAGAGTCTGGTTTTGAAGCAATGCGCGGACGTATTAAAGTTGATGAGTATATGCACGCTCCAGGCCATGAAGATGTATTCATGGTTGGTGACGCAGCGTTAATTATTAATGAAGAGATTAACCGTCCATATCCTCCAACAGCACAAATTGCAATTCAACAAGGTTACAACATCGCACATAACTTATCCGTGTTAATTCGCGGTAAAGGCGAAATGAAAAAATTCGTGTTCGATAACAAAGGATCTGTATGTTCATTAGGACATGACGATGCAATGGGCGTTGTTATGGGTAAAAAGTTAACGGGATGGAAAGCTTCCTTCATGAAGAAAGTAATCGACAACCGTTACTTATTCTTACTTGGTGGACCTTTATTAGTTCTTAAAAAAGGTAAATTGAAGTTCTTTTAA
- a CDS encoding NAD(P)/FAD-dependent oxidoreductase, whose translation MTEIQKVYDITIIGGGPTGLFTAFYGGMRQASVKIIESLPQLGGQLSALYPEKYIYDVAGFPKVRAQELVDNLKEQMKKFEPTVCLEEAVDTLEKLADGVFKLVTNKGTHYSKSVIITAGNGAFQPRRLELDSVEKFEKKNLHYFVDDMNKFAGKRVVVFGGGDSAVDWTMMLEPIAEQVTIVHRRDKFRAHEHSVENLTNSRADVKTPYVPVELIGEDKIEQVVLQHVKTEEKVVIDVDDVIVNYGFVSSLGPIKNWGLDIQKNSIVVNSKMETNIPGIYAAGDICTYEGKVKLIACGFGEAPTAVNNAKAYFDPNAKLQPMHSSSMF comes from the coding sequence GTGACAGAAATTCAAAAAGTTTACGACATAACGATTATCGGTGGAGGTCCAACAGGATTATTCACAGCGTTTTATGGCGGAATGAGACAGGCAAGTGTAAAAATTATTGAAAGCTTACCGCAGCTTGGAGGACAATTATCCGCACTATACCCTGAAAAATATATTTATGACGTAGCGGGATTCCCGAAAGTACGCGCGCAAGAACTTGTTGATAATTTAAAAGAACAAATGAAAAAGTTTGAACCGACTGTTTGCTTAGAAGAAGCAGTTGATACACTTGAAAAGCTAGCTGATGGCGTATTTAAGCTTGTAACAAATAAAGGAACACACTATTCTAAATCTGTCATTATTACAGCTGGTAATGGTGCCTTCCAACCACGCCGATTAGAACTAGATAGTGTAGAGAAATTTGAAAAGAAAAACTTACACTACTTCGTTGATGATATGAATAAATTCGCTGGAAAACGCGTCGTTGTATTTGGCGGCGGTGACTCTGCAGTGGACTGGACAATGATGCTAGAGCCAATCGCTGAACAAGTAACAATCGTTCATCGCCGTGATAAATTCCGTGCTCATGAGCACAGCGTAGAAAACTTAACGAACTCTCGTGCAGACGTAAAAACACCTTATGTTCCAGTTGAATTAATTGGTGAAGACAAGATTGAACAAGTTGTTCTGCAACATGTAAAAACAGAAGAAAAAGTTGTTATTGACGTTGATGATGTCATCGTAAACTACGGCTTCGTCTCTTCTCTTGGTCCAATTAAAAACTGGGGCCTAGACATTCAAAAGAACAGCATCGTTGTAAACTCTAAAATGGAAACGAACATCCCTGGTATTTACGCAGCTGGTGACATTTGTACATATGAAGGAAAAGTAAAGCTGATTGCATGTGGCTTCGGTGAAGCACCAACAGCAGTAAACAATGCAAAAGCTTACTTCGATCCAAATGCAAAACTACAACCAATGCATAGCTCTAGTATGTTTTAA
- a CDS encoding GyrI-like domain-containing protein, producing MSQPKIIKKEAFQAIGISATTKNEIEMSTEGKIPKLWTDYCQGQITDQIPNKRKQSETLALYSNYESDETGAYTYTIGMPVSSLDTIPENMTSLTIPAQTYAVFTTRKGPVSEVIVETWQDIWKWSKENKRAFTTDFELYDERAMDPNNVQVDIYIALA from the coding sequence ATGAGTCAACCAAAGATTATTAAAAAAGAAGCTTTCCAAGCGATTGGCATCTCCGCTACAACAAAAAATGAAATTGAAATGTCCACTGAAGGAAAGATCCCCAAGCTATGGACCGACTACTGCCAAGGTCAAATAACAGATCAAATTCCTAACAAAAGGAAGCAAAGCGAAACACTAGCATTGTATTCAAACTATGAGTCCGATGAAACTGGAGCCTATACATATACAATCGGTATGCCAGTCTCTTCATTAGACACAATCCCTGAAAATATGACATCTCTCACAATACCTGCCCAGACATATGCGGTATTTACGACTCGCAAAGGCCCAGTATCAGAGGTCATCGTAGAAACATGGCAAGACATTTGGAAGTGGTCGAAAGAAAACAAACGTGCTTTCACAACAGACTTTGAATTGTATGATGAACGAGCGATGGATCCAAATAATGTGCAAGTTGATATCTATATTGCATTAGCCTAA
- a CDS encoding MFS transporter codes for MEELQQNKSAPTEGGTPLLQNTNFLFLWAATLFSSFALAFFTFSQTWYIAKTLNLEASLGVVFVALSVPRLIFMIVGGAVADKFPKKNIMFYSNIIRALLVATILIWFIVGHVTLYTFALFALFFGLADAFFWSADGSILPELVEKHRLTQANSLTQMTNQASVILGPVLGGILIKFSNYETIFTITILLLIIAAILVQKIQFTLQEKTDTDKGMFTSIKEGILYVKESPFLSTFLICSAFLNLFLIGPMQVGFPLFIKNVLHGDSLQFSYLEAAVGGGMAIGAVIVGLKNINRRRGLFCIIMMLLSGVFFLSINFSIALWQALLAGAFYGITIAMAIVPLMAMIQSTVKEEMMGRVMSLLMLSSMGFIPLSYAFTSLALAAGIPIVTIMKSGAIAVIVFVLFVAIRVPVVRKFD; via the coding sequence ATGGAGGAACTACAACAAAACAAATCTGCTCCAACAGAAGGCGGGACACCTTTACTACAAAATACAAACTTCCTATTTCTTTGGGCAGCTACTCTATTTTCAAGCTTTGCTTTAGCTTTTTTTACCTTTTCCCAAACATGGTACATAGCGAAAACATTAAATCTCGAAGCTTCACTAGGTGTTGTCTTTGTTGCACTTAGCGTCCCAAGACTTATCTTTATGATTGTCGGCGGAGCTGTCGCAGATAAATTTCCGAAAAAAAATATTATGTTTTACTCAAATATCATTCGTGCACTTCTTGTCGCAACAATTCTAATCTGGTTTATCGTTGGTCATGTAACGTTATATACGTTTGCTTTGTTTGCTTTGTTTTTCGGATTAGCGGACGCCTTCTTTTGGTCAGCAGACGGTTCCATTCTCCCTGAACTTGTAGAAAAACATCGTTTAACACAGGCGAATTCACTTACCCAAATGACGAACCAAGCATCCGTAATTTTAGGACCTGTACTCGGTGGCATTCTCATCAAGTTTAGTAACTATGAGACCATTTTTACTATTACTATTCTGCTTCTCATTATTGCTGCTATACTCGTCCAAAAAATCCAATTTACATTGCAAGAAAAAACGGATACAGACAAAGGAATGTTTACCTCTATTAAAGAAGGCATTTTGTACGTAAAGGAATCGCCTTTTCTTTCAACATTTCTTATCTGTAGCGCCTTTCTAAATCTATTTTTAATCGGACCAATGCAAGTTGGCTTCCCGTTATTTATCAAAAATGTACTGCATGGTGACTCGCTTCAATTTAGTTATTTAGAAGCAGCTGTTGGAGGCGGAATGGCAATTGGTGCTGTCATTGTTGGCCTTAAAAACATTAATCGTAGACGCGGCTTGTTTTGCATCATTATGATGCTGTTATCTGGCGTTTTCTTCTTATCCATTAACTTCAGCATAGCACTTTGGCAAGCATTATTAGCAGGCGCATTTTACGGCATTACAATTGCCATGGCTATCGTTCCGTTAATGGCGATGATTCAATCTACTGTCAAAGAAGAAATGATGGGGCGCGTCATGAGCTTGCTGATGCTATCATCTATGGGCTTCATCCCGCTTTCCTATGCATTCACATCACTCGCACTTGCAGCTGGTATTCCGATTGTGACGATTATGAAAAGCGGCGCAATCGCAGTGATTGTCTTTGTATTATTTGTTGCGATTCGCGTTCCTGTTGTAAGAAAATTCGATTAA